Genomic window (Pongo abelii isolate AG06213 chromosome Y, NHGRI_mPonAbe1-v2.0_pri, whole genome shotgun sequence):
atctcggctcactgcaagctccacctcccagattcatgccactcttctgcctcagcctcccaagtagctgggactacaggcgcccgccaccaagcctggctaagtttttgtatttttagtagagacacggtttcaccatgttagctaggatggtctcaatctcctgatcttgtgatccacccgccttggcctcccaaagtgccgggattacaggcgtgagccaccgcgcccagactgtTTTAAGTATTTCTTTACACTCATTTATTTAATGCTTGTGTACCTTAATTCATGCAGCCTTCACATCTCTTCATGGGTTGGTTTTATTAGTAAATAGCGTTTCAACTAACAAAATTAttacagaattgaaaaaactgagactcagacagCGAAGTAAATTGTTCAAGCTCAAGCCTGTAAGTGGCACTCAAGTGAGCCAAAGCTGAAGGGTTTACCTTCTAGAGCCCATGTTCTTTATTCAGTACCAAGCTCCCTCTTAATGTATTTTAACtgttggcattttaaaatatagcaaacATCCATTGGCAGCCAAAGCACACTTGATGCTTATAGTTagaatttgtttgtttattgatgtTTGTTTAAAcatcacaaaaatacaaaaatgcttcATTTCAGTAATTCCTAAATAAACCGTACATGAAGTATCAATTCTGCTCTTGGGAGTGTGCTTCACAGAAATTCTTATAAATGTTCTCCATTGTACATGTATAAGAATGTATAAAAAACAGCACTGTTTGTAATAATTGAAACCAGAAAGTGTCCATTCATTTGTCCaacaaaaatagaatgaaatactCACagcaattttttcttaaaaattcttgTTTGGGCAGCATATATACTAAAATTAGAATGATATGGAGAAGAATAACACTGCCCCTGTGCCAGGAGGGTATTCAAATGTGAAGTCTTTCATATTTTTGGGAGTAGAATTGTGGCTACCCTCTAGTAGGGTCAGGTGGAGAGATGAGTATTGttattcaaaaattataatatttcatCTAGATAGAAGCAATTCGTTCAGATCTATTGTAGAGCATGTTGAATATaggtaataaaaatgtattgtatgCTTGAAAATTGCGAAGAGAGAACAACTTAAATGTTCCCAGTGCAAAAGGAAAGGGAAGTATATGAGGTAGTAGATACCttagcttgatttagtcattccacaatgtatacatgcatgaagacataatttttaataatctgaAAACTGCcaaaatttattaagcaaaagaaGCTCcacataatattttgtatttatatttattcacatTGTTAAGGAAAAATGGTATTCAGTGATACTTGTTCAAACTTGGTAAGGAAGACTATTCAGGACCAACAGCACAGCAATGGGGTCTTGCACTAGGGGAGAGATTGGCCTTAGCTCCAAATACAGCTGGGTAGGTggggatttatagccaaggagcagggagTAGGGTCAATGGATGGACAATCACTAAGAGAAGACATCACAGATAAGgcggattcttgctgaagacaggctaGGCTGATCAGACATCACCTAGAGGGTGGTGGAGGATGAGGAACCTGATCAGATATTGAGGGTGATCGATCAAATGTTGAGGGTGATCAGATATGCAGTGGGGGAACAGTCTTGCTAACCTGGCTTAGGAGAGTTTTTTGCCAAAACTGAGTTTGGCAAAGAAGTGCACAGGCGTGTCTAGGAGAACGTTCAGAAACCTGATTAAAGTTTGATCAAGCAGAGAATCTGTGTCAGAGgttcaagaaaaggaaaattaatgtGTGGTAATGAAGGTCAGAATGGGTGTTATTTTTGGAAGAGTGAAAAGAGTGGTTTTAAATATTACAAAGTAGTTTTGAGTCAGTGTTTAAAAGTTAACGGGCAATATACAGTTCTCATTTGGCATAAAGCTCAGATTAAGTAATATTGTCCCTGGAATAAAGTGGTTTATGAATTAACAGCTTTTTTAAAACCCTGAACTTTGAGAAACAGGATATCCATCTCTAATATACACTCTTTTAGTGTgtgagttttattatttaaggTAATGTGTctgaaaagttttgaaatattgGACAGTTGACTTTGATACATACCATTAATTTTgacctttgatttatttttattgtagaaaaatgtatttgtaatttaTACTTTAAACTGTGGTTTACAGTTATTTGTAAACTTCTAAAACTTCTTTCTGCTTTAGCTTAGTATGCAAATTTTATGAAGTCTTggcattaaatttttatttaaatcccATCAAATTAAACCAGTTGGGTCACCAGCCCCTGTCCTTCCATCTGCATAATCTGGGTAGTTGCCATTCTCAACATTCCATCTGTATTTTTCATTCCATAGGCTTAAAAGCTAATAGGCCATGGAAACAAGTAGATTGCCATTTTAAGAGATAGTTTTCAGAAGAAAGGCAAAATGATGAGCTTCACAGAGATATAAAATGACAAGGAATTAAAGATTTTGTTTTAACAGAGGCATTTTATAACTAGTTGAAAGGAAATGTCAACCATTTGGATTTATATGGAGTAAAGGAACTGAATTGCAAGTGGAGGCAAAACTGGTTTTTCCACAGCgtgaaggggagagaaagaaacaagtttGATCCTGCTTACATATCCATTCCTTAGTTACCTGCAATTTATAGAGACGTACAAAGTAGCTGAAAGACCAATGAATACACGGTCTAGAAAGGACTGCTTAACACGCTGCGTATagaagtgtgattttttttttgtacgaTTTTCAAGTGTTTCTCATTAGAGTATTTAAAGTAAACCACAGTGTCCCTTTGTATCAAGTTAGTACTCTGTTAAACAGCCACAAACATAGGTGGGCTCGCTTCTGGATGTCTTATTTCTTTGCATGTTTTTTGTTGACACAACTTGTCttgaaattaagtttaaaatgaaataccAGTAAAACTGAAATGAATAAGGCCTTTATTAgccagaggaaagaaaacaatattgaaaCTAAACATAAGAAAGTGAGGGCTGTAAGTTATCGTAAAAAGCAGCATCTAGGTAGGTCTTTGTAGCCAATGTTACCCGATTGTCGTACAGCTCTGTCGAGTGGCTGTAGCGGTCCCGTTGCTGCGGTGAGCTGGCTGTGTTGATGGGCGGTAAGTGGCCTAGCTGGTGCTCCAGTCTTGAGTGTGTGGCTTTCGTACAGTCATCCCTGTACAACCTGTTGTCCAGTTGCAGCACTTCGCTGCAGAGTACCGAAGCGGGATCTGCGGGAAGCGAACTGCAACTCTTCTGCAGCATCTTCGCCTTCCGACGAGGTCGATACTTATAATTCGGGTATTTCTCTCTATGCATGGCCTGTAGTTTCTGTGCCTCCTGGAAGAATGGCCATTTTTCGGCTTCAGTAAGCATTTTCCACTGGTATCCCAGCTGCTTGCTGATCTCTGAGTTTCGCATTTTGGGATTCTCTAGAGCCATCTTGCGCCTCTGATCGCGAGACCACACGATGAATGCGTTCATGGGTCGCTTCACTCTATCCTGGACGCTGCCTTTACTGTTTTCTCCCGTTTCACACTGATACTTAGAGTTATAGCTTTCAGTGCAAATGAAGGAAGAGCTTCTCCGGAGAGCGGGAATATTCTGTTGCACAGCTGGACTGTAATCATCACTGTTGAATACGCTTAACATAGCAGAAGCATATGATTGCATTGTGAAAAACAAGGAGGATGAGACAAAATTGAAAGGTGCCAGAGTTCGAAACTTATTTTACTATCCAAAACTCACTACTACCAGATTCTTTGTTACGTTAACTTTTGTAATGAAACTTTCATTTCTCCGCCCCCAACACCCCTCTCAACCCCGCCCAACCAGTCTACCCCCTAGAGCCCTGACAATGTATTCATTCTCAA
Coding sequences:
- the SRY gene encoding sex-determining region Y protein isoform X2, which codes for MNAFIVWSRDQRRKMALENPKMRNSEISKQLGYQWKMLTEAEKWPFFQEAQKLQAMHREKYPNYKYRPRRKAKMLQKSCSSLPADPASVLCSEVLQLDNRLYRDDCTKATHSRLEHQLGHLPPINTASSPQQRDRYSHSTELYDNRVTLATKTYLDAAFYDNLQPSLSYV
- the SRY gene encoding sex-determining region Y protein isoform X1, yielding MQSYASAMLSVFNSDDYSPAVQQNIPALRRSSSFICTESYNSKYQCETGENSKGSVQDRVKRPMNAFIVWSRDQRRKMALENPKMRNSEISKQLGYQWKMLTEAEKWPFFQEAQKLQAMHREKYPNYKYRPRRKAKMLQKSCSSLPADPASVLCSEVLQLDNRLYRDDCTKATHSRLEHQLGHLPPINTASSPQQRDRYSHSTELYDNRVTLATKTYLDAAFYDNLQPSLSYV